TCCCTGGACCTTGAGAAACCATGTGAAGTACGGGATGATATCCTTGTCTTCTATCACCCGCATACATTGCGGGCACTCACTAACCTGCAAACCTATCTGTTGGAACGGGAATCGACACAGGATTACGATCATGTGGACGCCTGGATAAGGATGGTGGCTACCAACCGGCTGACCGGTCATTCCCCCGGATTTTTCTCCGTCTACACGATGCCGCCCAACCAGGCTGTGTCCATAGCCTCGCAACGCCGTATCAACGAGCGGCGCGGTCAGGTTCCCCCGCGGCGGGATATCCGGGAACTGATCTTGCGCAAAAGCAACTCCTTGCTTCGCCGGTTGAGCCCTACCCAAAGGGAAACTCTTTCAAGGCGCAAAAATGAAGCTCGGATCATCACCGCTTCCGCTGATGACACCCCGCAGATCGGAGACAACACGGTGGCCCTGGTCGTCACTTCTCCGCCTTTCCTGAATGTTGTGGATTACGAAAAAGACAACTGGCTTCGCTGCTGGTTCAACGGGATCGACACCTCCGATATCCGCATGTGGCAATTCAGGAAACCCGAGGAATGGCGGGACAGGATGACCATCATTTTCCGGGAACTGCGGCGTATTCTTCTTCCCGGCGGGCATGTTGCTTTTGAAGTTGGGGAGGTTCAGCGGGGGAGAATTTTACTTGAAACCTGGGCGGTCCCCGCTGCCATCGAGGCCGGTTTCCGGCCGGAGATGGTCATGATCAACAGCCAGAAATTCACCAAGACTGCCCATTGCTGGGGCGTGGACAATTTGCAGCGGGGCACCAATACCAACAGAGTCATCCTCCTGCGCAAACCGGAATAAGCACCAAACCTGTCTTTCCAAGCGAGCGGCGGTTTCTGCCGTGACGAGGAATCTTGACCACTCACTTCTGCCTGCAAATCAGCATTGCCACAACCACATACCTACCTCCTGCCCGTCGTATTTAAAAAGTGCCCTACCTGTCATTCCTGAACTGGCTCCTGTTTTTTCTTTCCGAGTTACCTATCAGATTCCTCGCGGCACTATTTTTTCACTCCGGTGTTACCGTTTCTACATCATTATTCACCATGGCTTCATGTTGGTGTTCTTGTTAAACACCGCTTGCTCGGAATGACAGGGGGGGAGGCCGCGTTCTTTCCCCCGGTATTGTGCCATTCCGGCGACTGTATTTCCAGTACTGTCATTGCTATGAATCTATTAGTAAAAAGGGGCGCACTTATCCATGGGGTGGTAATTGACCATCCCTGAAACAGCAAGTATTTTAGGGTATCATCCTTAGGTAGCCAAAGAAACGGGGATTGACATACCTAATTCCTCTAACTTGCCGATATAATACCTAACTTTGGAGGCAGTATTAAATTTTGTATAGTAATCACTACCTAAATCTTTGAAAGAAACATTTTTCTTTAACATGTTGTAGATCGCGATGATTATAGAATGTGCTATAGCAACTGTAGCCCTATTGGCGCCTCGTCTTACGACTAAACGCTGATATCGGGCACTAAAAAAGCTATCTTTGTTTGACTTTGCGGATTTTGCGCATTGGATAAGTGTACTTTTTAAATATTTATTACCCTTGGTAGTTTTTCCGCTTTTACGTTTTCCAGCACTTTCGTTATTACCTGGGCATAGCCCAGCCCATGAAGCGAGGTGTGCTGCTGTTGGAAAGCGACTCATATCCGTACCCATTTCTGCGAAAATAATTTCGGCGCTTCGTTTCCCGACACCCGGAATTTCCATAACTTTTTTGATGGCGTCCCCGTGCCCTTCAATATGCTTGTCTATGATATCATCCAAGTTTTTGATGC
This Bacillota bacterium DNA region includes the following protein-coding sequences:
- a CDS encoding site-specific DNA-methyltransferase; the encoded protein is MTLTTKQFHAAVLEFCNYGKKTAVLEFPDPRFDIPVYTNEFWTSKQRAAHSLHEISYRACFKPQLPEFFITRLTDPGAIVYDPFMGRGTTLIESALLDRIPLGCDINPLSPILTRPRFDPPEPGEIKARLYSLDLEKPCEVRDDILVFYHPHTLRALTNLQTYLLERESTQDYDHVDAWIRMVATNRLTGHSPGFFSVYTMPPNQAVSIASQRRINERRGQVPPRRDIRELILRKSNSLLRRLSPTQRETLSRRKNEARIITASADDTPQIGDNTVALVVTSPPFLNVVDYEKDNWLRCWFNGIDTSDIRMWQFRKPEEWRDRMTIIFRELRRILLPGGHVAFEVGEVQRGRILLETWAVPAAIEAGFRPEMVMINSQKFTKTAHCWGVDNLQRGTNTNRVILLRKPE
- a CDS encoding IS110 family transposase, with product SYVPNKEQRELREVVRYRKNMIDERSREINRLEKTLEGANIKLSSFVSDLNGVSSRKMLEQALIGEVDESNIDSLIHHSMKEKREALLLAMEGVLTPIQKSLVRAILDHIDDMTRRIKNLDDIIDKHIEGHGDAIKKVMEIPGVGKRSAEIIFAEMGTDMSRFPTAAHLASWAGLCPGNNESAGKRKSGKTTKGNKYLKSTLIQCAKSAKSNKDSFFSARYQRLVVRRGANRATVAIAHSIIIAIYNMLKKNVSFKDLGSDYYTKFNTASKVRYYIGKLEELGMSIPVSLAT